In Fusarium falciforme chromosome 9, complete sequence, the sequence GGCGTCTTTATGCAGGCCAGCGGCGATGGCTTTTCTGACTGCAGTACCTATATGCAGGAAACTTGAATTTGGCCGTGCTCTTTCTGACTGGAAGTGACCGTGGTACTTGTAAGCATATGACTTCAAGATTATTGGAAGGGAGACTTATCATCATGAGATGTATTTGAACCACTTGTATGTTGACAACCTCGTCCAACTTGGCCGCCCCCTGCTTCGCTTTTTGGAACAGAAACTCTGCAATAGCCTCCTCTCCCGTCATGGATGCCCCTAGTCCAACTGCgagcatgatgatgatggtttcTGGTGCATCATAATCAAAGATGCCCGGTGGTTGAAACAAGACGTCTAGGCGACGACGATAGCTATCCTTGCTCATGACCGGTAGTCCATGCCAGTAGGTGAGAAGATACCTCTCGAGTAGACGATGCGCTGTTTCGGGATTTATCAACATTGCTGAATAGTCTTCTGCGAGCGAAGCTGGTCGTTTGTTGTCGGCAAAGTCTCCAAAGAACAACCTCCGATGGCTAAACAGGTCCAGACCAGGACCAGCCTCTTCAACTCCAGCGCGTGATGCTGGATCACTAGGAGATGTCCCGGCAATCTGATGATAAATAGCGTTGAGGAGGGCGAAATTTGAAGAAGGTCCATAGTACAGCTGAAGGTAACATGACGGTGATGCGCGATGAGCAGCGGCAacgctgttgttgttgatactCCTGTCGCTGCCAAACGCCGAGGCAGCTGGAGCCACCGACGCAGCGTCCTCGGCCACAGGAGTCGGAGGGACGTTTGTGCCCTCGTCAGAAGGCTCCAGCGACGGCGACGCGGCCATGGCGTCGTGCGACATGATGGACTCATAGGCGGCGGTGCGCGGCTTGACCTTGCGCGTGCGGTTGCGGGCCTTCTCGCGGTAGACGCATCCCAGGCTCCTGAGCCTGCAATTCTGGCAGGGCGTCTCGCCGTTgcacttgatcttcttggcgcGGCATTCCTGGCAGGCCTTTGAGATTCGCCATTTGGTCGCGTTCATGGTCGGGGGTATCGGGTTGGATGAATTTTTGGATGGCTGGCTTACCTATCCTTGGCGGTCCATCTGGTGATGGATCGGCAAGCGGCAGGCCACGCGCTAGAGCGTGTGTTTTGTTAAGCGCATAAGACGCCCTTGGTGCATAACGCATCCACTTTGTGCATTCTCGTGGCTCCATTTTTGGGCATCAGACCACCACCTTGGTTGCCTCGAGTGACGCAATAGTGGCTCATTTCTGAGACGAGTTTTTTTCACAGACATTGAGTTTATTCACGGGTTGAGTATAACTTTCTATTCCCAGTTGTTCTTGATCACATCTGCGATCACCCCGTGGTCCTCATCCTGCTTAAGACCGCTCACAATCACAATGGCGACAATTCCTTCAACTCCCTGAACGCGAATGGGAATTGCGCCGCCATGAATCGCGTAATCGCCCTTGTGTGAATCCGAGATGGCAAACTTGGCAGCAAACTCCACCTCGTCGCCCTTGAACTTGTTGTGCATATACCAAGTGCTGGAACCAAACCTAAGAACCGTGTTCCTCTTGCGTCGAACCCAAGATTCGTTGTCCGGCGTCACGCCAGGTCCAGTGACGCTTTGGTAAATAACTTGCGAGCTGTTTGCCAGAGAGATGGAAATCACAGTTGGCTTGCCTTCAACCGCAAAGGGATAAAGACGGGCGTAGAGCAAGTTGCCCAACTCAAAGGCGTCTTCAGTGGTGAATGATGCCAAAGTGAAAGAATCGCTATCAGCCTTGAGTTCATTCAGCTGCAAACACATATCAGCACTTGTCTCTCTCGCAACATCATATGGCGTACATCTGAAGTTGGCTTTGGAATCGGTACTGAGGGGCCCCGATTTCGGATGGCTTCCTGGACCTTGTCCAAAGCCGCACCAGCTGGTGCATTGCGAGTCCAAACCTTGGGTGCCATTTCTTGTTAACTAAAGATGAGTTCAACAATTTCAAATTGGTATGAAGGTTCGAAAGCATAGTGGTGCGGTCAGCGAGCTTATGTATGTCCCTGGTTGCATCGGCTGGACCTTCTGGTCGGGGTATTTGCCCGCAAGAACCGCCGAGGAAATAAACTCCGCATTGCACCACCGTGCCTTTGTGCACTTGGCCTAATTTAGTACTAATCCCAGCACACGGCATAAGAATAGACGCATATATAATGATTGCTAGGACAATCAAGACGACCTTCTACCAGCCACTGACGCGTTCCTTGAGACCGAGGGCGTGCTGATGCTCTTCTTGTCACCTTAACGATGAATCCGGCATAGCAGAACGAAACGATGCACCGTGTAGTGTTGAAACGTTAACTACATAGAGTAAACCCGCAAGCAAATTTCAATGACAGTAATCAAGTTGGCCAGTTAGGTAAAACATAGTATTATGCATGGGAACATGCCTTTTCTCGACAGAAATCCCACCTGGTGAACAGCCATAGGGTAAGTCTGCAACCACGTCCCACCCCCTCCTGAATCCCCTCACCCCCTTTTCGCCTGGAAAACCGCGCCTATCTGCGAATTTTACTGTTTAGCATGTTACTGCATGCGATTCTCAAGTAAACTCTCACCTGCGACTCTGGTAAGACCTCCGCCATATCCCGGCGATCTTGCCGTGGGGCGAAGCGGACTGCTCTCCGTTTCCAGACGGGGAGCCAAGACAAATCGGTCCGAATGGTTTCAACTCCCCTCTCAATACAAATAGTTGCCCTTAATAAGAACGCTACTTTCAAGTCATATAGTCGCTACCAGCCTGCTATTACGGTGAGGCAACCTACATAGCCTCATAAGATCTTGAAGCTCTGGACAGGCCATTTCCCTTCATCTATGCTCTCCGAAAGCTCACCATCCACCAAACCAAGAATAAAAGACGCTCCGACATGCTTAAAATGATCATCGATCCTCCTGAGTATCACAGGCGCACCACTCCCCTTTAGAATCGCCACGACATCTCCTGGCGTCGCACCCTTGGGCCCCAGCCCCAGATAACCCCCCTTCGTCTCAACAAACCTCCAACAACTACTTAGATCCGCTAGACGATCATTCAGCTCCATTGCCTCTGTCACGCCTCCTACCGGTTCCCAGTTTGTAAACTCCTGCCGGAGACTGCCTTGGTAGGCGTTGATCTCGTGTTCCAACCCCTCGACCGAAAACACTTTGTCGCAAAATGTGCGGTCGAAATTGTCGTCTAGGACAAAACCCAGGCTTTTGAGGTTCTCCTCGCTTGACTGACTGGGTCCGTGGACGGATAGAGACTTGAGAAAGTTTATGCCGCGCATCACTGTTTGGCCCGTGACTTTTCTGGCTATTGGGTGGCACCAGATGATGCGCAAAACAGCCTGTAGACAAGGGATTCCGTTTCTGTACTCCTCGGGGTGTCTGGAAATAAACTCGACCAGGAAGTGATGCAAAGCCTCCCACTTCTCATTGTCCCCGTTCTCCCGAGAAGACTGCTCACTGGCCGGCGAGGTTGAAGTACTAGGTCTGTTGGCAACTTGGGAAGCTTGGTGTTTCGTATAGGCTTCGATGACATTTTTCACTTCCTTCATCATCTGTGTCATGCCTCCGGTCACCTTCCCCTGGGGAAAACTATGCACCTTGGTGACCACGTCGACTTCAATTCCCGGAACAGTCAAGGCGTTGTCTTTTATGCACCCAGCTCCTGCAAAGGCCGCGAGACCGTCTTGATAGGCTACTGAAGTCGAAAGTAGGACCTTCATCTGAGACCTGCCTTGCAAGTTCGGAACCCAGGATGGCAATGCGGAGACTTGGTCAAAGACACCCACCCCGGCATATTGAAGCCACGAAAGCTCCTGGGAAGCATTTTGAAGCCGATTTGTCTCTAGTAGCTTCCTTGCGAACTCGGTATAGACCTCTCCTAAAGATCTGGTGTAGTCTGGCTTGATATCCAAGCCCGTCAAGGCCAGGAGACCGTATACATGATCTCTCGGATCAGTCGCGTCGAGATTAAATCCAGTCATTGTCATGGAAAATCTCTGTTCCATTTCTTTAGGCTTGGATTCTCGACCGAATCGTTGCTGACTGGTTACGACGATGCGGGTCCAGTCGATGACGTCTCTTATAAAGTACCACGCCGCACTCCCCAAGAAGTTGGGCTTGGCCCGTGGTACAATTCTTAGAAACTGCTGCAGCATCTTCATGACGTTCGCGAAAGCTCCAAAGTCGTCAAAACCCATGGCTGAGGTAGGGCATGCCAGGATGAGACGCTTTGCTAGCACGGCCTCCTGAAAGATCCAGACCCGCGTCCAGTATTTTCGTGAGACGAGGTCGTTGATTGCTGACCAGGCAGCGTTGAAGATGGTGGGGATATTTGGAAAATTCTCGTCCTTTGCGACAAAGACGTGGTTATCGCAAAGCTCCGGGTATGGACGTAGCCATTGCAACGATGCCAGTGATCGCAAGTCTCTGATATTGTTTTCGCCTGTGCGGGTCATCTCGTGGAGAATTGGCCTCATGGATCGGAATGCcaagtcctcatcctcagagCCCAACCACGCGAAGACGCATTCGGCCTGTTGGAATATCCTTGCCATGAGCTGGACCTGTGTCCCCCGCTCTGGGTTATTCTGCTGGTCGATACAAATAGCATCTGCCCATAGTAGGAATATCGGGGAACAAGCAGGATGTATATCTTGA encodes:
- a CDS encoding HET domain-containing protein; protein product: MATSSPIYTPLGDPSSNIRLLEIHVRESKRRPAVTCRMRTVSLDTAPPFAALSYVWGDADDREDIVVNSQLVSVTKNLEAALRHAPSFQDIHPACSPIFLLWADAICIDQQNNPERGTQVQLMARIFQQAECVFAWLGSEDEDLAFRSMRPILHEMTRTGENNIRDLRSLASLQWLRPYPELCDNHVFVAKDENFPNIPTIFNAAWSAINDLVSRKYWTRVWIFQEAVLAKRLILACPTSAMGFDDFGAFANVMKMLQQFLRIVPRAKPNFLGSAAWYFIRDVIDWTRIVVTSQQRFGRESKPKEMEQRFSMTMTGFNLDATDPRDHVYGLLALTGLDIKPDYTRSLGEVYTEFARKLLETNRLQNASQELSWLQYAGVGVFDQVSALPSWVPNLQGRSQMKVLLSTSVAYQDGLAAFAGAGCIKDNALTVPGIEVDVVTKVHSFPQGKVTGGMTQMMKEVKNVIEAYTKHQASQVANRPSTSTSPASEQSSRENGDNEKWEALHHFLVEFISRHPEEYRNGIPCLQAVLRIIWCHPIARKVTGQTVMRGINFLKSLSVHGPSQSSEENLKSLGFVLDDNFDRTFCDKVFSVEGLEHEINAYQGSLRQEFTNWEPVGGVTEAMELNDRLADLSSCWRFVETKGGYLGLGPKGATPGDVVAILKGSGAPVILRRIDDHFKHVGASFILGLVDGELSESIDEGKWPVQSFKIL